CGCCTCCCACGACGCGCACCGCTTCATGCGCCGCGCCGTGGCGGGGCTCTTCGCGTCGGCGCCCACCGCCGACTTCGTGCAATCCTTCGACCGCCTCGTCACTCACCAAATGCAACAGCTTCTGCTACTGCGGGGCAAAGATGAGGGGCGGGTCGTGGTGGTGCTGGATGCCGCGCTTGAAGTGACCTTCAGGGCCATCTGCGAGATGCTGATCGGCGCGCAGGACGAAGGGAAGCTGGCGCGGCTGCAGAGAGATGTCATGGACGTGACCCGGGCCATGCTCGCGTTGCCGCTCAGGCTGCCTGGCACGAGGTTCTACAAGGGCCTACAGGTGAGGCCGGCATCTAGTCTGTTTCGTTTCTATCCAATTGTTGCTGTTCGTTTCTACGTACGGATGTAGCGTACCTGCAGTAAGAATCAATCCCCTGAGGACCTGATCCTGATTGATTTGAACGTATGGGGTGAGGGGTTAATTGTTCATGTCAACAATTGTCTAAGGCAAGGAAAAGGATCATGGACGCGCTGAGGCAAGAAATATCCATGAGGAGACAGAATGATGGCCTCGAAATGGATCGCCGAAACGACTTCCTGCAGACACTTCTGATGAAGAGCCATACGCATTCAGCTGAAGAAGCGCTCACTGACCAACAGATTCTTGATAACATTCTCACACTCATAATTGCTGGTATTTACTGCTACCTcaggccggaattacttgtcaaaatattatatgtatctagacactttttaaacacagattcatccatatttagacaaatttgagacggaggaagtacctaCACTTACATTAGTTTTAAATTCTCCAAAGACTTACTAGTACTACGTACCACCTAGTCAGTTTCAATCCAGGTGCTGATCTACTACGAATTAAAGACTTGTCCGTGATTGTGCGCAGGGCAAGTGACGACAGCAACAGCGATCACATGGATGGTTAAGTATCTGGCCGATAACACCGAGCTCCAAGACACCTTAAGAGTGAGTAAGGAGAACAAGTTGCAGGGTTCACCTTCTTGATCTCATTGCAATTAATTTCTCTCTGTATGCAGTCAGTTCAGGTGGATATAGCATCCAAGCACCATCTTGATTCACCTCTTACCCTCCAAGATCTGAATACCATGGAGTATGCATACAAGGCAGTCAAAGAGTCCTTAAGGATGGCTACCATAGTTTCTTGGTTCCCAAGGGTGGCACTCAAGGACTGCCAGGTTGCAGGATTCCAGATTAAGAAGGATTGGATCGTAAATGTCGACGCCAGGTCCATACACTATGATCCGACCATCTATCCCAATCCAACGGTGTTTGATCCTTCCAGGTTCACCAATGTATGTATCTCGTTGTTGTATTCCAGAAGAAAAATTTAAGACTAGTACGATTTTGTCTGAAGATCCTTATATTATGCATGGACAGGAGGACTTGAAGCCACCATACAGTTTCCTGGTATTTGGAGCAGGCGGCAGAACCTGTCTGGGGATGAACCTTGCCAAGATTATGATGCTCATATTTCTTCATCGCCTTGTCACAAATTTGAGGTTTCAACTTTAACTCTGAAATCAATTTCTTTAAATCTTGCCAAGATAGATACAGAGCTGGAGCGACTAAGAAACTTGTGGCTTTTCAGGTGGGAGATGGCAGACCAGGACACAAGCCTTGAGAAATGGGCAATGTTTCCCAGGCTGAAGAACGGCTGCCCAATTCGCCTCACACCCATACACAAGGAGAAGCTGTGCTGATAGTAGTAGTAGCTACATGATGACATCGATGTTCGGACGATGATAAATCTAGAAGTACTTACTACGTGTAAATCTGTCGGCATATGCATCTTAGTATGAACAGTTTATGTGAGGAACGAGCTATgtgtttttccttgttttaCATACTCTGCTCCCTATATGCAGAATTGCAGATCGTCCGACACTTGAGCAAATTAATTCTCGATTCGTTCTATTTTAGGAGGGGCTAGGGCTAGCTGACAATTCCCAAATCAAGtcaacaaaagaaagagacgatgaacctttttctttttttttctttttctgagaCGGCGAATTGCTCCTGCTTTACGCTTTTCCTGGGCCTGCCACGCACGAACAATCTCTTGGCCGGTTTCCGCTCCACTTGCTGCCACATCTCCAGTCTCCCGCCACCCGCAACCACCTCCACTGCAACGGGTCTGTCTTGCTCTCGTCGGCTAGGGCTTCGCCGCGCCATACCCCAACCATGGATGCGACCACGGCCGCCTCGCTCCCACGCCTCTCCGTCCCGCCGGCCCCTCGCCCTACCATCACCCCCTCCCGCTTCCGCCCCAACGACGCCCCTgtccccagccgccgccgcctcagcctccgTTTCCACCGCTCGCCGgtggcagctgctgctgccgcaaGCTCCCCGTCCGCTACATCCTCTTCTCCGGAACCAGGGTCGGGCATCGGTGATGCGCTAGGTGGCGTCTCCATCTTCTCTGCGGCCACCGGCGAGCCCGTCCTCATCAGGGATTTGTGGGACCAGAATGAGGTTGAAATACTCTACTGTTTCTCCAATTAGCTTGATCTGTTTGTTGCAAGGGATTTATCTTTGGGTTAAGCTTTGCAACCcagatttttttagaataagaCGCTGCAGACGTTTACTTTTGCTTGAGCAAAATACACACCCCTTCTGCAGCACGAAACGCTAAACCTCACATAAATCTGAAATTATTCGATGACACTACAACAGTTTTGTGTGATTTGGTGCAACACATAGATAAATTTGGGGAGTGCTTTACTGAATACTGATTGTGCTGTTGTGTAGGGAATGGCTGTCGTTGCGCTGCTAAGGCATTTCGGGTGTCCTTGCTGGTGAGAGAGATAGCTGCCCACCCTTCTGTCGATGAACCACTACTTGGTTAGTGCTTGGCCCTGTTGGTttagtttctttttctgtGCTAATCATCGATCCTTCTTCTTTAGTTGGGAGTTGGCCTCCGTGTTGAAGGATGCGAGGGAGAGATTCGATTCGGCTGGCGTCAAACTAATTGCTGTTGGTGTTGGCACTCCTGATAAAGCCCGGATTCTTGCTGAGCGTGTATGTAATACACTTCAATGTTAGCTTATCTCTTACCTTCCTAGCACGCCGACTGCTAATTACATCTGATATTAGACACTGGTTTTGAGTGTCATGTCTGACATGAGAGGAAGAGAGTATTTGGCCATCAATGATTGCAATAGATAATTACCATAGTACACAATCATGCCAATCTGAAGATTGATTTATCCCTCTCGCATTGACTTGCCTGGTGTCCTTAAAACCCAATTATTCATATACTTTTAGATGGTTTACTGGTACTCCGGAAATTTCCAGTCCTAATTAACTTTGTATATGATATATACAATGCAGCTGCCCTTTCCATTGGATTGCCTCTATGCAGATCCTGAACGCAAGGTACTATTCATGTACTCATGCATTGATTTTTTAATTGGACATTGCTATACATTATGTTACAGAGTAACTACATGCACATGATATACTGCTTGGTTTTGTGAACTTGTAAGCATCTCCGTAACTTTTGGGAGAAAAAATATTGGAAATTGTTTTGCTTTGTTGCCAGTCAGAGAATTGTGAATTCATAGGATGCGGACCTTAAAATCAAGGAAAtctgaatatattttttcccaTAAGTCAGTCTTCCATTGGAGTTGATTCTTTTTGCTGTTGGGATTCTCCTTGAAAAGTGTACTCTGCAATACCTtttgcttgttcttttttctaaCTTAGATGTTATATGTAAATGAGACAGATACATGGATATACAGTATTTTGTACATGATGATCAATCATGTGTGGATTGAAAATTTTATCATTCATGGATAACATTCCCTATTCTGTCGCTGAGTGTATGCCTTCCATTTAACCTTTTCAGGCTTATGATCTCTTGGGTCTATATTTTGGTGTCGGTCGTACATTCTTCAACCCAGCTAGTGTAAGCATCAGCTTTGTAGCAATGATTTTTCACTCTGTAGTTGTTTTCCATGTAAAATGCTTCAACATTGTCCTAATCATTTGAACATGTTTTTTTGAAGGTGAAAGTGTTCTCTCGATTTGAGTCCCTGAAGGAGGCAACgaaaaactatacaatcaaagCCACCCCAGATGATAGGCTGAGTGTCCTGCAACAGGTTAGATCATGTACCCGTACTGAAGTACCTCTGCCACCATGGTCTGAACTTAGTTAGGAATTTACACTGATCCATGGAActgcttgtttgttttgtgtttttgtcagGGTGGAATGTTTGTGTTCAAAGGGAAAGAACTGTTATATGCAAGGAAAGATGAAGGCACAGGTGATCATGCCCCTTTAGATGATGTCCTTGACATCTGCTGTAAAGTTCCAGTCGCCTGATGTCGAATCCTACACAGGTATGCCAgatcctttcttcttctggtaAATTGTATTTTCAGTTCTTTGCGACAGCTTGTGGCAAAGAACTAAGAATATACTTCTGTCCTGCATGTTGTCTTCATCAGCACTCTTCCCACATCAATAGATCCGTTGCTTTATTCACAAGCTCCATGTGGTATTATATGTTTTTTGCCTGTGCAGGCTCCGCCGCGACTGGAAAGCGTATTTCACAAGCTTGGCATCAGATGATTTTCGACTGCTGACGGGTGCAAGTGTAGTATCTGCATGTATATCTACTGTAAGTTGGAAACATAAAGTTGTTGGGCAAACCAAACGTAGAACTCTGCCATACCCTTATCGGAGTTTAGCAGGGTAGGGTTTTGGAAGAAATGTATACGCTGTAAAGCAGGTTTATACCGTTGCTTCTGGAAATGGAACGCTGAAAAAAGTAGCGGGGTCGATCAGTACCTGCTGCGTATGAGTTCAGATGGTCAAATCCCCAGGCTCTGACCCACCAACCCCCCTGAAATAGAAGTTTCGTGCTTCTAACTTCCAGAGACTAAGGATTGGAAGGAGCATGTACACCGTTGCCATCAGACATTGTTCAACGCCGTTTATTCCTGCGAACATTTCTCCAGCAAGATTGCTCAACGAGGCCTAAATAAACCTTGTTGGCTTCAGAAAACCATTGATGAAGCTATTCGATACGAGTATCGTATGCAGTATTGCAAAACGATTATCCAACAGAAATTTTGTATTGAAACCAAACCATGCACATAGTATTTCCCAAGAGACGatgcggcggcaagaccacgCACGATTTTCTTGTGAGCGGCAGCTGCGGCGCAGCCAGCGATGATATTGCCCCGGgcccgccgctcctcctcctcgtccacaCCGGAACAGCAAAATTTAGACCACCCAAACCCGGACCAAATCCATTCCGATTTAAAACGGAAAAGCCCAGCTGCCCCCATTCCTCCCCTGCAATTCCCACCACCACCGGCGTAAGCCACGATGCTGCTGGTAAGCCAGGCCGCGAACGGCTCCCTCTCCGCGCGGCGGCTGCCTTCCAAGCCAGCCGCCAGCCACCGGAGCGCCAACCCCTACCCTCTCTTCGCCAACCCCCGcgtcgcgcgccgccgcctcgcgctcTCCGGCGTCGCCGACGCGCGTGACGCGCCCCGCCGCGcgtcctccgcgccgcccccgcccctcgcggccgcgggggaggggccctccggctcccccgccgccgccgaggacccCACCGTCCTCGTCGGCGTCTCCGACGACCGCGTGCCCCTCGAGGGCGTCATCCAGGTCGAGAggcccggcgacggcgccgcgcAGTCCAAGCTCGTCTCCTACGCGTAATCCATCCATTCCATTCCTCCAACGCGCCATTCCTCGTAGAGTTTCGTTTTATTCGATTCGTTTGTTGCTGACCCGTGGTGGGTGCTTGCGTTCGCAGGAAGGTGGGGCTTTTGGCCGGAGGGGATCTACTTTGCCTTCTGGTCTTCTCTGCGATAGGAAGGCTGAGCCATGGGCTGCCCGTTCTTGACGCCGAGACGTTCAAGACGGCCGACCCGTTCATTGCTGGTTAGAAAAATGTGGCCACTTTTCTCTCGCTACTGTCCATCTATTGAACGAAGGGATTGCTCATGGAATGGGGTCTCTGCAGGTTGGTTGCTTAGCTCCTACCTCCTCGGTGGGTTTGGAGATGATGCAAAAGGAAGCAATGGTGTGGGAAATGCTGTAACTGTTGTGGCAAAATCCTGGGTTGTCGGGATACCGGTAATTATCTCTTATCACTACTTGCATTCAAAATCCAAACTTTACCTGTAACTCGTACTTGCCTATACCTACTGatttgtattgtttagtttGTGAATCAACACGGTTGTGAATTTCGTAATGTTTATTCACGAACATTGTACACCCATTTACACTTAAAAAGCATAACCCATTCTGTTTGTTATAGATTCTCCGTTGTTTTGTTCTGTCTGATACACAATGGCCTACCTTTATCCACACACTAGTTTTATGCATACAACAATGTTTAGTAAGGTGGTCTGGGTGGCTGTTTTGCCCTTTTTATATGTAGTATAGTAAGAGGTACAGTGGAAAATCAGCCCTGATTTGCAAAGATAGCATGCTAAGCATACTGTCTTGGTTCTGTATTCGATGTATATGGCTAAGAAAAGTTGACGAGGACGGATTCATCTTGGGGAAAGAGCACAGACAAAGAATAGCACGGAAGTGTTTTTACAGTAATCCCatgattttatttgttttcaacCTCTTGAAAGATAGCCAAAGAAGCTTGCCACACATTTGACTACCTTTTTGTAGTAGCCCAATGAAGATGCTTTGTTTGACGTAGTTTTCATTGGCACTACTGAGTAAATGAATTCATCGCCAAGCGAATTAAGAATCTTCTATATGGCTATATCAACCGAGTAATGTATCAGAAAATCCCAAAATAGATTGTGTGCCTTCTTTGCTAAGATATACCAGTACTTCCTGTCAGATAATCATGTAAATTACAAAAATAGCTACTCAAAATTCTATGGTTCTGTGACTTTTAGGGAAGCAAAGGATGACGTTGTTGTGTGCTCGTTCTCTTGATACATGCCTTGCCTCAGTAGTGTCTTGTGCAAACAAAGCTAGTGTTTTGTTTTAAGTCTGTACTCTGTACTGCTATTTTGCTAGTTCCATTTTATGCCAATATTTTAAATGAAAAGTAAACTTGAAGCACAACGTGACAGGTCTTGTATTATTGAGATTATAACTAAATAAACAAAGAACCATGACGGCGCTTTTGATTATTTATCGTTTTGGCCTTTTGGGCAGTGTTAAGTCTttagtaatatttttttaaggtTTCAGGCATGTACCGTTTATTACTAAAGATGTAGGATATGCCAGGAGGTTGTTTGTTTCATGGAATGTTGAACGATACTTGATTATTTTTGATTTCCATGAACCAAACTACGCGTTCTAGGAAATCTTACAGAAAAGGTAAGATGGCCATTCACACATTTTCCATGTCCGCCTTGATCTGTGGACGTGATATGTCGGTGCATGTAAACTTAATGCACAAAGTTGGTCATAGTCTTCTGAAGCTGGGGAGGCACTGTTAATTTGCATAAGTCTGCTGTCTGCTTTTGCATCGACTCTCTAAAGCATGTTCGTAATCTTTTACCGTTATTTGCTTCATTAGCATAGAAGCATCTGATGATGATGTATCTGCTGGTGTTTAATGTCTGGTACTGACTTCTATTCGATCTCTCCCCTCTCAGTTAGGAATTGCCATTCGTTCAGTGGCATCTGGGCATCTTCCACAAACTCCTTTTATCTTGGTGGCCATGGGGAGTACTGGGGTTTTGTTAACTGCTTGGCGAGCTCTGGCTTCCCAACTTCTTTCCACTGGACAGAGCAAGAAGGATGATGTCTACAAGAAGGGAAACCCCTTCGAGCTTTTTGAGGTTAGCAGTACTTTTTCTTGAAACAATCACTGCAACATTGTTGATTTGATGCAGATGTTTGCATGGAAGGCCATTTGAGCTTAAAAACTTGTCTTAAATGTGCCATAGTACAGTTGTAAAGGTTttgtatttctttattttcataAAAAGTCATATTCGTTCGTACTGTTAATTGTTTCTTTATTTCCATGAATTGATGATGGCTGATTAAACTTGTTGAAACAGTTACGAGAAGTGCTAACTAGGTTCTTTATCCTTGCAGTTGCTCACATCGCTGGTAAGGAGGTGGTGACATCTGAAATTGAAAATGGAGATGATTACCATTGACCACTAGGTCCGACAATCTATTGTGTAAGTACAATTTTGAAGGTGAAGACGACCGGATTAGAACATAGTTGGAGCATATGGAGGACCGGATTCTTTGACAAGATCGCATGAGGCGAATCACGTATGATAATATTAAGATGTAGCTGATCAACCACTTATAATTATGTTCAGCTTGACTCTTATCAGTCTAATTCTAATGAATAAACTGTGTCTCTTCTCTTGATCCTGAATTTTTTGTTTACTCCTTGTGTGAATAGATCACTGGGATTTTGCCGGTGTACTCATGTTTTCGCGAACATTTGGCATTTCTTGATTTTTCAAAACGCTTGCTGTTCCGCGTTTCCAAATGCACAATCCCCGGTTATTCACCTATTAAAGGACACCAAAGTTTCCTCCCAAAAAAGAGAAGTACAACAATGCTGTGGCTTCAATGTAACGGTACATCTCCTTGTCATGGCTAGGGAAAACCTCAAATAAATGGAGAACAATTTAATCTGTACATTGCAGTTGCAGGTCCATCGTCTGCCTCCTTACCCTCTCTACTACTTCTAGGCTATGATCATGGCATGGTGAAGGTCTAGATGCCGCCCCTGAAGAAGGGCTCGCCGAGGAAGGAGCTGGAGTAGGTGCCGCCACCATTGGGGAAGAGCGTGAGGAGGCAGACGACGGCGAGCACGAAGCCCCACGCGTAGCGCTCGCTGCCGAGCGGCGTGATCTCGTCCTGCGCCGGgatctcctcccctccccggATGAAGGTGGCGAAGAGCCCCCAGGCCAGGC
This is a stretch of genomic DNA from Brachypodium distachyon strain Bd21 chromosome 1, Brachypodium_distachyon_v3.0, whole genome shotgun sequence. It encodes these proteins:
- the LOC100839157 gene encoding thioredoxin-like protein AAED1, chloroplastic — encoded protein: MDATTAASLPRLSVPPAPRPTITPSRFRPNDAPVPSRRRLSLRFHRSPVAAAAAASSPSATSSSPEPGSGIGDALGGVSIFSAATGEPVLIRDLWDQNEGMAVVALLRHFGCPCCWELASVLKDARERFDSAGVKLIAVGVGTPDKARILAERLPFPLDCLYADPERKAYDLLGLYFGVGRTFFNPASVKVFSRFESLKEATKNYTIKATPDDRLSVLQQGGMFVFKGKELLYARKDEGTGDHAPLDDVLDICCKVPVA
- the LOC100842597 gene encoding abscisic acid 8'-hydroxylase 4, with the translated sequence MTMEPWRLLVLLLAPIAAIGMGMGYHLRRRRIQDGNSHDDKSAPLPPPGGMRSWCRAALGFETLSFLAANSSGRGFYDFVRSRGLRHGACFRTALFGRTHVFLLSPLSRAAAPTLLLDTHPHMAKRYLRTVADLLGEHSLLCASHDAHRFMRRAVAGLFASAPTADFVQSFDRLVTHQMQQLLLLRGKDEGRVVVVLDAALEVTFRAICEMLIGAQDEGKLARLQRDVMDVTRAMLALPLRLPGTRFYKGLQARKRIMDALRQEISMRRQNDGLEMDRRNDFLQTLLMKSHTHSAEEALTDQQILDNILTLIIAGQVTTATAITWMVKYLADNTELQDTLRSVQVDIASKHHLDSPLTLQDLNTMEYAYKAVKESLRMATIVSWFPRVALKDCQVAGFQIKKDWIVNVDARSIHYDPTIYPNPTVFDPSRFTNEDLKPPYSFLVFGAGGRTCLGMNLAKIMMLIFLHRLVTNLRWEMADQDTSLEKWAMFPRLKNGCPIRLTPIHKEKLC
- the LOC100822079 gene encoding uncharacterized protein LOC100822079, translated to MLLVSQAANGSLSARRLPSKPAASHRSANPYPLFANPRVARRRLALSGVADARDAPRRASSAPPPPLAAAGEGPSGSPAAAEDPTVLVGVSDDRVPLEGVIQVERPGDGAAQSKLVSYAKVGLLAGGDLLCLLVFSAIGRLSHGLPVLDAETFKTADPFIAGWLLSSYLLGGFGDDAKGSNGVGNAVTVVAKSWVVGIPLGIAIRSVASGHLPQTPFILVAMGSTGVLLTAWRALASQLLSTGQSKKDDVYKKGNPFELFELLTSLVRRW